The following nucleotide sequence is from Gemmatimonadota bacterium.
GGTGGCCACGTAGCCGTGGGCATGGCACACGTTGCGCACCACGTACTTGTAGATCTGCACCTGGTCCGCCATGCGCACCAGCGGCCCGAAGCGCATGTCGATCTCCGCCTGACCCGCCGTGCCCACCTCGTGGTGATGCACTTCCACCGGCACACCCGCGTCCTTCAGCCGCAGCACCATCTCACTGCGCAGGTCCTGCAGCCGATCCACCGGCGGGACCGGAAAATATCCCTCCTTATGCCGCGGACGATACGCCAGGTTGGGACCTGTGTTCTTCCCACTGTTCCAGATCCCTTCCTCGCTGTCCACCTCGTAAAAGGCAAAATGCGCACCCTGGTCGAAGCGGATGGAATTGAAGACGTAGAACTCCGCCTCCGGCCCCCAGAAGGACTGGGTGGCGATGCCCGTGCGCGGAAGGTAGCTCTCGGCTTTGCGCGCGATGTAACGCGGATCCCTGCTGTACGGCGCCCCCGTCACCGGGTCCCGCACGTCACACACCAGCGAGAGCGTCTTGACGCGGCAGACAGGATCCACAAAGGCGGCGGCCGGATCCGGGATCAACAACATGTCGCTCTCGTGAATGTCCTGGAACCCGCGGATCGACGAGCCGTCAAAGCCCAGCCCCTCCTCGAAGCAGGACTCCACCAGCTCTTCCGCCGGAACAGAAAAATGCTGCCACGTCCCGAGCAAGTCCGTGAACTTCAGGTCCACGATCTCGACCCCCTGCTCCCGAATCAGCCGGAGCACGTCCTCTGCCAGAGGGGCCCGCCGGTCGGCCTCTGCCTGCCGGCTTCCCGCTGCCCGCGCCGTCGCCTCCGCTGTCGCCATAAGATCTGCCTCCGCGCGTGGGGTGGTGTGTGGGTACCGGGC
It contains:
- the glnA gene encoding type I glutamate--ammonia ligase encodes the protein MATAEATARAAGSRQAEADRRAPLAEDVLRLIREQGVEIVDLKFTDLLGTWQHFSVPAEELVESCFEEGLGFDGSSIRGFQDIHESDMLLIPDPAAAFVDPVCRVKTLSLVCDVRDPVTGAPYSRDPRYIARKAESYLPRTGIATQSFWGPEAEFYVFNSIRFDQGAHFAFYEVDSEEGIWNSGKNTGPNLAYRPRHKEGYFPVPPVDRLQDLRSEMVLRLKDAGVPVEVHHHEVGTAGQAEIDMRFGPLVRMADQVQIYKYVVRNVCHAHGYVATFMPKPLFGDNGSGMHVHQSLWKDGSNVFFSETGYGQISDVARWYIGGLIAHSPALLAFCAPTTNSYRRLVPGYEAPINLIYSQRNRSAICRIPVYSRSPKSKRIEYRAPDAAANPYLAFAAMLMAGLDGVKRRIEPPEPIDKDLYHLSESERARVRNTPGSLADVLAALEADHAFLLEGEVFTQDVIDTWVAYKRTREVEPMQLRPHPYEFFLYHDA